A window of the Sandaracinaceae bacterium genome harbors these coding sequences:
- a CDS encoding SUMF1/EgtB/PvdO family nonheme iron enzyme, whose amino-acid sequence MGLLRATPILAVVLLLVGCGEERPAARMPGPPCPERMAHLEAIDACIDRHEAAVERREAVPAAGRLPTTEISFHTAAAACREAGFRLCTREEWHFACTGVRPGEDGGRLYPYGAEYEDGRCNSARDGTSVVGRSLAPGGSHQGCVTPEGVFDLSGNLGEWVDGADLTGTLRELRGGSFANYEKAAQCVTEPLAFQPPEVAFEGQGFRCCRDAR is encoded by the coding sequence TTGGGCCTACTGAGAGCGACGCCGATCCTCGCGGTCGTCCTTCTCCTCGTCGGCTGCGGCGAGGAGCGGCCGGCCGCGCGTATGCCGGGGCCGCCGTGCCCCGAGCGCATGGCGCACCTCGAGGCGATCGACGCGTGCATCGATCGCCACGAGGCGGCCGTCGAGCGCCGCGAGGCCGTTCCCGCCGCGGGCCGCCTGCCGACCACGGAGATCTCCTTCCACACCGCCGCCGCCGCGTGCCGTGAAGCTGGCTTCCGGCTCTGCACCCGCGAGGAGTGGCACTTCGCCTGCACCGGCGTCCGCCCCGGCGAGGACGGCGGCCGCCTCTACCCCTACGGCGCCGAGTACGAGGACGGCCGCTGCAACTCCGCCCGCGACGGCACCTCCGTCGTCGGCCGCTCGCTCGCCCCCGGCGGCTCCCACCAGGGCTGCGTCACCCCGGAGGGCGTCTTCGACCTCAGCGGCAACCTCGGCGAGTGGGTCGACGGCGCCGACCTGACCGGCACCCTGCGCGAGCTGCGCGGCGGCTCCTTCGCCAACTACGAGAAGGCCGCCCAGTGCGTCACCGAGCCCCTCGCCTTCCAGCCCCCCGAGGTCGCCTTCGAAGGCCAGGGCTTCCGCTGCTGCCGAGACGCCCGCTGA
- a CDS encoding MopE-related protein — translation MNRLTFSLALTGVLFASGCDCSGPTTPRSCTSADDCEAGERCVDGVCVGVGDGGDVEDSGPPNEMCVDADGDGHSAISEDCARGDDCDDTNRSVRPGAAEACGDGVDNDCDGTVDEPDCDCRRGDRVVCYSGPAGTATVGVCRNGVAVCAEPGMVGECRGEALPGDETCDGTDEDCDGTVDEGLRNACGECGDEPVELCGNELDDDCDGLTDEDCECDYRCECATGTSCVCEPPTNQPCYEGPFGTGGTGVCAGGRRDCIADAATGENRWGTCDGQTLPGAECAGGAADGVDDDCDGRIDEGCADGDGDGSPFPTDCDDANPDVHPGAPEVCNGRDDNCNGVADEGVTNACGGCGAPAATDECGNGYDDDCDGVVDDGCECGAGDSQSCYGGPPGTEGVGTCVAGTQMCSGSMEFPEWGTCTGQVLPLPEICNGEDDDCDGEADERWASGSNACGWCDPTEICDGEDQDCDGLVDEGVRNACGDCGPTPAEVCDGMDTDCDGAVDEGVVNACGTCPPMPCFTETWGTPADCMADGRTCDDVEEDPMYPGSVTLGSSTVDFDYIYIAVTARNQVAQLDTRTGVKNWQVTSHGRYPSRTAVASDGSVWVGNRAHTGSNPADPAQSNVVHLRASDGGLICRAPVLNIARSVAIDRNGDIWAGSYNNGDLYHISGTMVDTTTTPPTCVVLNTINVGQNIYGLTADPDGYVWTSSSPTIRVDIASYAQTSFTNPSHYGISPDGANRVWFGGWRGGGTVHALDRTTGAVLNTSVTQVTAVTTHPSGNIYGSAYGTNQLIGIDGTTGAELCRTANPSGTNPHGVAVDRMGRIWMPSRFTSGTVNVFDTGCAHLATYTVDAGQELYSYSDMTGHLLRTFVSPEGRWEQVFDSGYALAYWTTVDWMSIEPPGTDIEVTARTADTLATLDAGVACGPFNTSPADLSSCPVGFQNHRYLRVETRLTRTGTERPILQSVSASWAY, via the coding sequence ATGAACCGCTTGACCTTCTCGCTCGCCCTGACCGGCGTCCTCTTTGCTTCTGGCTGCGACTGCAGCGGACCGACCACCCCGCGCTCGTGCACGAGCGCCGATGACTGCGAGGCCGGCGAGCGCTGCGTCGACGGGGTCTGCGTCGGCGTCGGAGACGGCGGTGATGTGGAGGACTCGGGCCCGCCGAACGAGATGTGCGTGGACGCGGACGGCGACGGGCACTCCGCCATCTCCGAGGACTGCGCGCGGGGCGACGACTGCGACGACACGAACCGCAGCGTGCGGCCCGGCGCGGCCGAGGCGTGCGGCGACGGCGTGGACAACGACTGCGACGGCACCGTCGACGAGCCGGACTGCGACTGCCGGCGCGGCGACCGCGTGGTCTGCTACTCCGGCCCGGCTGGCACCGCGACCGTGGGCGTCTGCCGCAACGGCGTCGCGGTCTGCGCGGAGCCCGGCATGGTCGGCGAGTGCCGCGGCGAGGCGCTCCCGGGCGACGAGACCTGCGACGGCACCGACGAGGACTGCGACGGCACCGTCGACGAGGGGCTGCGCAACGCGTGCGGCGAGTGCGGCGACGAGCCGGTCGAGCTGTGCGGCAACGAGCTCGACGACGACTGCGACGGGCTGACCGACGAGGACTGCGAGTGCGACTACCGCTGCGAGTGCGCGACGGGCACCTCGTGCGTCTGTGAGCCGCCGACGAACCAGCCCTGCTACGAGGGCCCCTTCGGCACCGGTGGCACCGGCGTCTGCGCGGGCGGCCGCCGCGACTGCATCGCGGACGCGGCCACGGGCGAGAACCGCTGGGGCACCTGCGACGGGCAGACCCTCCCGGGCGCCGAGTGCGCGGGCGGCGCGGCGGACGGCGTGGACGACGACTGCGACGGCCGCATCGACGAGGGCTGCGCGGACGGCGACGGCGACGGGAGCCCGTTCCCCACCGACTGCGACGACGCCAACCCCGACGTGCACCCGGGCGCGCCCGAGGTGTGCAACGGCCGCGACGACAACTGCAACGGCGTCGCCGACGAGGGCGTGACCAACGCGTGCGGCGGCTGCGGCGCGCCGGCCGCCACCGACGAGTGCGGCAACGGCTACGACGACGACTGCGACGGCGTGGTCGACGACGGCTGCGAGTGCGGCGCGGGCGACTCGCAGAGCTGCTACGGCGGCCCCCCCGGCACCGAGGGCGTCGGCACCTGCGTGGCCGGCACCCAGATGTGCTCGGGCAGCATGGAATTCCCCGAGTGGGGCACGTGCACCGGGCAGGTCCTGCCGCTGCCGGAGATCTGCAACGGCGAGGACGACGACTGCGACGGCGAGGCCGACGAGCGCTGGGCGAGCGGCAGCAACGCCTGCGGCTGGTGTGACCCGACCGAGATCTGCGACGGCGAGGACCAGGACTGCGACGGGCTCGTCGACGAGGGCGTGCGCAACGCGTGCGGCGACTGCGGGCCCACCCCGGCCGAGGTCTGCGACGGCATGGACACCGACTGCGACGGCGCGGTCGACGAGGGCGTGGTCAACGCCTGCGGCACCTGCCCGCCGATGCCCTGCTTCACCGAGACGTGGGGCACGCCGGCCGACTGCATGGCCGACGGGCGCACCTGCGACGACGTCGAAGAGGACCCGATGTACCCGGGCAGCGTCACGCTCGGCAGCTCGACCGTCGACTTCGACTACATCTACATCGCGGTCACCGCGCGCAACCAGGTCGCGCAGCTCGACACGCGCACCGGCGTCAAGAACTGGCAGGTCACCTCACACGGCCGCTACCCGTCGCGCACCGCGGTCGCCTCGGACGGCAGCGTCTGGGTCGGCAACCGCGCGCACACCGGCAGCAACCCGGCCGACCCCGCGCAGTCCAACGTCGTGCACCTGCGCGCCTCGGACGGCGGGCTCATCTGCCGCGCGCCGGTCCTCAACATCGCCCGCTCGGTCGCCATCGACCGCAACGGTGACATCTGGGCCGGCTCCTACAACAACGGCGACCTCTACCACATCAGCGGAACGATGGTGGACACGACCACCACGCCCCCGACCTGCGTGGTGCTCAACACGATCAACGTCGGCCAGAACATCTACGGCCTCACCGCCGACCCCGACGGCTACGTCTGGACCAGCTCGTCGCCGACCATCCGGGTCGACATCGCGAGCTACGCCCAGACCTCCTTCACCAACCCGAGCCACTACGGCATCTCGCCCGACGGCGCGAACCGGGTCTGGTTCGGCGGCTGGCGCGGCGGCGGCACGGTGCACGCGCTCGACCGCACCACGGGCGCGGTGCTGAACACGTCGGTCACCCAGGTCACCGCCGTCACCACCCACCCGAGCGGCAACATCTACGGCTCGGCGTACGGCACCAACCAGCTCATCGGCATCGACGGCACGACCGGGGCCGAGCTCTGCCGGACCGCCAACCCGTCGGGCACCAACCCGCACGGCGTGGCCGTCGATCGCATGGGCCGCATCTGGATGCCCTCGCGCTTCACGAGCGGCACCGTCAACGTCTTCGACACCGGCTGCGCGCACCTGGCGACCTACACCGTCGACGCGGGCCAGGAGCTCTACAGCTACTCCGACATGACCGGGCACCTCCTGCGCACCTTCGTCTCGCCCGAGGGCCGCTGGGAGCAGGTCTTCGACTCCGGCTACGCGCTCGCGTACTGGACGACGGTGGACTGGATGTCGATCGAGCCTCCGGGCACCGACATCGAGGTCACCGCGCGCACCGCGGACACCCTCGCCACCCTCGACGCCGGCGTCGCCTGCGGGCCCTTCAACACCTCGCCCGCGGATCTCTCGAGCTGCCCGGTGGGCTTCCAGAACCACCGCTACCTCCGGGTGGAGACGCGGCTCACGCGCACCGGGACCGAGCGTCCGATCCTCCAGTCGGTCAGCGCCTCTTGGGCCTACTGA